From the Cryptomeria japonica chromosome 2, Sugi_1.0, whole genome shotgun sequence genome, one window contains:
- the LOC131065249 gene encoding LOB domain-containing protein 1-like isoform X1 yields MHSLWFLDMGLGEREKAEIASPCAACKILRRRCDPDTCVLAPYFPPHDPQKFATAHTVFGACNIIKMLQTIPEERRADAVSSMVYEANARVRDPVYGCAGAISQLQHHIFTLQSQLAKAQADLLFMHLQRSNLLSIIAGDESGGGYSFQSSSPTQENQDDHITSKLDNSGTLWDLL; encoded by the exons ATGCACTCTCTATGGTTTCTGG ATATgggattgggagagagggagaaagcTGAGATTGCATCTCCATGCGCCGCGTGTAAGATCCTAAGGAGAAGATGCGACCCAGATACATGCGTGCTGGCTCCTTACTTTCCTCCCCATGATCCTCAAAAGTTTGCTACTGCACATACAGTATTTGGTGCATGTAACATTATCAAAATGCTTCAG ACTATTCCAGAGGAGCGCAGAGCAGATGCAGTGAGTAGCATGGTGTATGAGGCAAACGCGAGGGTTAGAGATCCCGTGTATGGGTGCGCTGGAGCCATTTCTCAGCTGCAACATCATATATTTACACTGCAATCGCAATTGGCTAAAGCTCAAGCAGACCTATTATTCATGCATCTACAACGTAGTAATCTTTTGTCCATCATCGCTGGGGATGAATCGGGAGGAGGATATAGCTTTCAATCCTCGTCTCCCACCCAAGAGAATCAAGACGATCATATCACTTCAAAGCTAGACAATTCGGGCACCTTGTGGGACCTCCTATAA
- the LOC131065249 gene encoding LOB domain-containing protein 1-like isoform X2, which translates to MGLGEREKAEIASPCAACKILRRRCDPDTCVLAPYFPPHDPQKFATAHTVFGACNIIKMLQTIPEERRADAVSSMVYEANARVRDPVYGCAGAISQLQHHIFTLQSQLAKAQADLLFMHLQRSNLLSIIAGDESGGGYSFQSSSPTQENQDDHITSKLDNSGTLWDLL; encoded by the exons ATgggattgggagagagggagaaagcTGAGATTGCATCTCCATGCGCCGCGTGTAAGATCCTAAGGAGAAGATGCGACCCAGATACATGCGTGCTGGCTCCTTACTTTCCTCCCCATGATCCTCAAAAGTTTGCTACTGCACATACAGTATTTGGTGCATGTAACATTATCAAAATGCTTCAG ACTATTCCAGAGGAGCGCAGAGCAGATGCAGTGAGTAGCATGGTGTATGAGGCAAACGCGAGGGTTAGAGATCCCGTGTATGGGTGCGCTGGAGCCATTTCTCAGCTGCAACATCATATATTTACACTGCAATCGCAATTGGCTAAAGCTCAAGCAGACCTATTATTCATGCATCTACAACGTAGTAATCTTTTGTCCATCATCGCTGGGGATGAATCGGGAGGAGGATATAGCTTTCAATCCTCGTCTCCCACCCAAGAGAATCAAGACGATCATATCACTTCAAAGCTAGACAATTCGGGCACCTTGTGGGACCTCCTATAA